Within the Fusarium keratoplasticum isolate Fu6.1 chromosome 1, whole genome shotgun sequence genome, the region GATCGTTGAAGACGCTGTGGAGAAATGAAGCACAtccttgaggttggcgaACCTTGGCTTGTGCCTGGCCTTGTGCGAGCACGGAGATTAGTGACGAGATTGTGAGATTGTTGTGCACAAAGTCCTCGTGCCCAGGGACCAATCGAGGACTGAGTCGAGCGGTGCTGTCAGCAGGGGACCATGTCCCTGGATCATGGGCAGTCGAGAAACACCGGCGGGATAAGGACCGGGGTCGGAAGCTGGACAGTGTGACGGGAGGTGTTTCATTGGTAGGTGCCGCTGGAGAAGGCATAACAAAGTAAAGAGGCTCAAAATGAGACTTGAATGCGTCTTGACCAGTTGATTCTCTTATAGAGACAATGGCTGTAAGATAGATGGATGGACTGTGTAAGAGGACTCAGGAGAAGTGCTGGCAGAGTGTCTGATTGGCCCATCTTGGGTGATCGTTCATTTGCGATTGACAGGTGAGGGACAGAACAATGGCTGCTAGCGATCTCTGCGCTCCCTTGCAGAGTACTGTACTACACACTGTCGGGTGGAGGAAGAACTTCAGATGATGTACAGTACCCTTGGTGGAACGGGTAGATGCAAGATTCGGCCATGACAGTGGTGAAACCGTAGCCACATGTACGGAGTACCTAGCAACCGGTTTGAGGTGTGATCCAATTGTCCCGTCCGCTGTCGGCAACAAAGGGCCGCCTGCGTCATCCCCTGTGCCCTTGCGTCAGGCTCTGTAATACGTGGGCCGTCGTGGCATCCAAGGCCACACTCCATCTGGCACCAGTGACACGGCGTGGCTTGACCTTTGAGGTAAACAGAATTATGATTTGCGCCATTCGCTGCGGCTGAAGTAGCAGTTGCAGCGCTCCACGTCAAGGCTCCGATAAAGACGGAAAAGAAAGACGTTTACGCGTGCAATTTGCCTTTGTGGCCCGGGTCGCCGTCTTGGTGGACTAGCGCTGGTCATCAGTTGCTATAAAAAACTCGTGAGCGAGAGAGAACTGGGGTCGGGCGTGAACTAGTCGTAATCAAGAGgcagaggcggaggcggaggcgcATACAGTACGGATATGCTGAGAGGCCTGTTGACGAGACCTATGTTTGTGGCTGTTTTCAACTCGGCTGGCATGCAGAACTGGGTCTTGGATGGACCGCCAGAGACAACAAATGGGCCTGGCCAGGCGAGACTGTTGCTACATACGTGCGTGCGTACGTAGCACACAAGGCTAAACGAGATCGGAAGAGTCCAGACAGCCAAGCAATCATTGTCTAAACCTCTCCTCTGTACCAGGGGCCGAGAACAGACAGGCAGACAGGAAAGGGTAGGGGAATCCTGGAGAGCTGAAAGGGGGCGATGAAGAGAGGCGAGGTTCAGATACCCGACTCGAGGTGAACCATTGACAGCGGGAGCCAGCGCTAAAAGATGTTGACTGGCAGATGTAGACCGCTCTCGAGGCTGAGTCTGACCTGCAACGGTTTATCAATGGCCAGGTAGTGCACCCATCACCAGGCATAGGCCTTCTGATGGTCAGATAATAGACTCCTCATAACAAAGATAACAATGGAAGGCCTAGAGCATGTACCCCAGACTGGGAAGTGGCTGCAATAAGACAAGTACTTTACACTGGAGCCATGGAGTCTGTGGAGCCTCAAGCCGGCCGACCCTGGTCTGGTCTCATTGTTTTGCCGTCGTCTTGGGTTGGGGTCTGACAAGTTCCCCTTTGCTTTTGGACGAGAACAAGGGAGCAAGACAGTTattgttggagatgggggaAGAAGCAGGGGATCAAGTGGTagaataaagaaaataatgACGGCCGTAGGGTGGTAGAATGTGCAAGACGCATGCAAGGCACCGAAATGAGGCGTCGAGGCCGTTTTTTTGCTTGTGCGACCGCGGCTGCTGGTCCTTGGAAAACAGCGAAATTGGATGCAACTGCGAGCAAGAGGTTGCCTTCCCGAGTTGGTAGCCTTGACGGGCGAGCAATAAAATCTCCCTGGGTACGGCTGACTTGAATCCATATTACACTCGAGATCCCCTTTACTGTAGACGGACATGCCTCCGTCTTCAGTTGGACTCGGTCCCCGCCCGTCAATATCAACTCGAACCCTGGTGATGGTCCTGGGGCCTGGGAGCGGGTGGGACTATTCGAGTCCCAAGAGAACGCCTCCTTTCGGTCATGGGGGGTGGTCTAGAGGGACCAGCTTATTAGACTTGCCACGAGGGTCGGCGTTGTGCAGAGCGGGGAGAGAAACATGCAGCGTAATAGTGCAGGTCAAGGGCCTCGTATTTTGGACATGGATTGTCGGTGCATCGCTGCGCCGCCACGCCCTCTGAGAGAATTGGATCTTGTGCAGCCTTTTGGCCAAGAGTATGTACAGAACACCTCATCAGCACAGACCCGGTGGAGAGAGGGCAtccacatcaacaacattgaAGAGAACTTGAGGCGAAGTTGGCGAGATCAAAAGGTCAGTCAGCACTTGGATCCATGACATGACGTCCATGGAGGCAAAGCCCCTTTGATAGTCACTCTccggctgggctggctggatGCAGAATACAGCGTAATGCAAGACCGGCCTAATCAAAATGCCTTGTCCTCTTGGAGTGTTGCACAGCACAACGCCAGAgacctccctctccccaTCCGGTATCCCTCCACCCTGGGTCCATCCAAAAGGGACCCGACgggatccatccatgatcCATCACCTCCCTCTCCACTCTTTCCACATCGCATCCATCAATCTTCTGCACTGTAACCAAGGTCTAATAAAGCCACCCAGGGCAAGGTAAATTAGTTCCCTGTTCGCGCTTGGGGGCTATTGCTTGGGGGGAAGGACGAGAGAGACACTACCTTAGCTAGGGCCGCAAGTCTATGCTCTCTACAGATACCTTAGACCTTAATCCTACTTCCCGTCTACAAACACCAttcatcctccctcctctactCCGACTCCCCTGTTCTCGCCGCTTCCTCTTTTACTCCGAGTCGTCATTCGCATACTTGGCCGCTCGTTCTCTCGGTGttttccccctccccctcgtTCTAATATTCGTTCGCGCTTCGTCTCATCTTGGCCCCATCAACGAAGGAAGGGCGTCGCCCCGTCACCCCACGAAGACCCGAGACCCGTCAACaacaccgccgccgccgcatAGCATACATACATAGCATAGCACGGCTCCGCGTTGCGCCGTTCACATCTCCGACAATCTCGAACCCCGTCTTCCGTCTGCGTCGCCGATTTCCTCTTGGTCATAGTGGCCGTCGCTCGTTTCAACTCCGTTCCATCGAGCTTCTCGTGGCACTAATCGCATAGCGCGGCCCGCGCAAAGATCCCTCTTCCGCCGCCGATCACTGCTTGGCTGTCTTTCGCCGTCACCCTCGTCTCGCCGTTCCTGACGTCTGTTCGCCATCATCCATTCTTTGTCGACCCCCAATGTCTGCCGCAGCTTTGTAACGCCTTGTTAATACCGGTGCCCCCTGCTCATTGACAATCGCTCGGCCTGTTCTCCCGACCATCTCGGATCCTGGTCCTTCCTCGCTGCAACCGAGCGTCAAAGCAACGAAATAATACAACCAACTCTCCTGCTACACTCTCTGGCTGCTTTGGTTTTTGGGGAACTCTCGAGAGGGACAACCTCAGTTACGCTTCCGCATAGCGCATTCGATTTTCCATAATAGTAATATCTGCATGGGCACCAGACTCTACCGCTAGAGTTGTACTTCAGAGCGACCAACCATGTCGACACGACCGTCCATTTTGGACTTGCGATCCGACTCGCAGCATTCGAATATTTCCACCGTCTCCAAACCTCTCCGTTCACCTCGCCTTCATGTCGCCGGCGAAATCCCCCCCGAGTTGTCCCCATTGGACGCCTTTGCCATGCAGAGCCGGTTGCTCGCAAGGCAATTACAAGAGAGCGCCAAAGAGGGCAATAGGATGAGCCGACTCCCTCCCCTCACTGTTGAGAGCCCTTTGATTGTTCAGGGGCGGTCTGAATACTTTCGGTCCATGTCCCAAGATTCGGGGTCTGAGGCTGGTGATCGCCCTGGTTCTAGTTTTGGCCCGAGGACGGACGTAGAGCTGGAGGACGCGTTTAGCGATGATGCCGACCGACCAGTCTCGATGCATCCACGAATGAGCCGCATACCCCCTACTCCAGATGAGGATATACCAGCAGTGCCTGCTCGTGATCCAGCTCGGTCTCGTCCTCTGCTAAACCAGATTGACGAGACAGACCCCTTTTTTGGTGCTAGGAGGGAACGCTCACCTTCACCGTTGCGCAGTGAAACTCAATCGCAGTCTGATAAGCGAACCGaatcatctccttctcgaaaGGAAGACGCTGCCTCACTATCTTCTCACCGACGACCTAGCGGGTCAATCAGTGGTTCTATCCATGGATCTGTCAGTGGCTCTCCTCACAAGCCGAAGCAGCCTTCGTTCGATGAGCTTGGACTCGCGCCCCCTCAAACCATGTTCACGAGGAGATCATCCAGCACCGTTTCCACCCCCCTACTACCTACTGATGAAGAGTCAACCGGTAATATGGCTAGCTCATTCCATTCGTTACCTCCACGAAAGCTCTCTTCTGGGAGCGCCGCCTTTAACGGCGCAGTGACGTCCCCGGGCATTGGCTCTTTTCAAAGATCGCCTTCAGTGAGCTCGGAAACGTCTGCTCTCCCCCGACCGTCCTTCAACTTCTCAAGACCTCTCAGCAGGTCTGGCACGCCTGGTATGGAGTCACCTCTGAGACAAGCCTCTTCCGATAGCCAACCCTCATTCATCTTGGCTGATGACACGGCCCATACACCAGTGAGCATGCATAGCGAAGCCTTTCTAGAGCAACAGACCGACGACAAAGGCGCACCGTCGTACATTTACTCCAAGTTTTCACTACCCAGAGGCAAGACTATTCAGCGAGCCGAGCCCGCTGAACATCCAACACAAGCCTCTTACCGATGGGAGCAACCCATGCTTCCTCCTAGCAATGTGCAGCGAATCCATGCTGACGctcctccttcgcctcccACCCGCCCATCTAGCTCTTCAGCCAAGATTGTCCCAGAGGATTCCTTGACACCTAGCAGCCCGATGCCGAGACCATCGACAGATCTGAGAAAGGTCTACTCAGAAACAGCGGTGCCCCCAATGCCGCAGGCACCTTCTAGTCCCGAGAGACCTTCAATCGACGACCCACGATCTTCAGAAGATGCACCCAGGGGCCGAGGCAGGACCCCTGTTTCCACCACAACCAGCGACACCGCTAGCACGATCCGACCACCGCCTACGGCTCGGTCTGCGGCTCCCACCGCTTCAGAAATGTCGGCAGAGGAGCATCTCGCAAAGGGCATAGAATGCCATGAGAACGGATCCCTGAAGGAGTCGACATATCACCTTCGATACGCGGCCCGACTGAACGATCCTACCGCCATGCTCCTGTATGCGCTTGCCTGTCGTCACGGATGGGGCATGCGGGCGAACCAGAAGGAAGGCGTTGAATGGCTCAGGAAGGCGGCCGAATATGCCAGTGTCGAGATTGCGGATGACGAGGATCAagtcaaggagggcaagcatgtcgatgttgttgagaggAGAACTCGAAAGGCGCAATTCGCTCTCAGCATTTACGAACTTGGTGTTAGTCATATGAACGGATGGGGCATCGAGCAGGATAAGTCTCTGGCGCTGAGGTGCTTTGAGATCGCTGGCAGTAAGTCTATATGCCTCAACTGTCGATGGGTTGTCACTAACTGAGAACTAGACTGGGGCGATGTCGATGCACTGGCTGAGGCTGGCTTCTGCTATGCACAGGGCATAGGTTGTAAGAAGAACCTCAAGAAGAGTGCCAAGTTCTATCGTATGGCTGAAGCCAAGGGTATGAGCATGGTTGGAAACAGCTGGTATGTATCTGCTGAGACAGGCGTCTCATTGTGACCCGTTACTAACTGCCATGCTACAGGATTCACAAAGCCAAgtatgatgatgacgaagactCAAGCGCAcccaagaaggacaagaagaaggctcggAGTAAATCTCGAACCCGAACCATGTTTGGACGGAAGTGAGCTCACGAGCCGCTTTATTTGACACGCCTACCACGATAATGATGAGATCTTCGACATACCCATTTCATCGGAGTTTGAGTTGCGCATCGCATTTGGGATTCATGGGTTTTCTGGGAGGAGTATTCTTGTGCTCTATGCACCGACTTAGGCGCAACACTTGACTGATTATACGACATACCACAAGCGCGACGTTGCTCAGGGAGAGCAATGATGTGGTTTGGACAAAGGGAGTTAACTTCGCTTCTGTACCGGGCTTGGATTTTGGGATGGGGGGTTTTTAGCGATGATTTAATCCCCAGCACGGGCTACGGCTTTCGTGGCCTGGCAGAGGCGATTGTATGGCACCGATTTGCGCATAGCAGATCGGTTGGCTGTTATTATTCTATTCTATTCTTGTAACCTTCTTTGCACATAGAGATAGTGGACATATCCACGGGGTGCAGCCGGAAGCATGTATGAAGCTTGGATGCTTCTTTCGAGAATCATAATGCTAGCCAAACAAACAAGCTGAAGCTGTTCACCTCTAGACGAACATCAATGGTCACCTCTTGGAGATCGAATGAAGACAGGTTCAGTGCTCCAGTTTATAGTGTACCCGGATTGTGTTGTTACATGCCACGCTCTAACCATCTAACTGCCCAAGCATAATCCAGGCGCTTAGGTGTCGACATCCATCTTTGAGTCGTCAAGAGGCACCTCTTCCACGCTAACGTACCGTCCAATCTCGTTCTTGGTAATGATCTTCTCGTTCAGCACGGCTGTCGTGCCCTTGGGGAAGGCGTAACTCTGCAGCTTGGGCTCCTTTTCGTTGGGCTTGATGTAGTTTCTCTTCAATGTCGTCTTCTCCTTGGTAATGATGGCCACATCCACGTTGGAACCAGAGCCCAGATCGTTCCAGATACCCGCCAGGATGGCGTCGCTGGCCAGCTtcaccgcctcctcctggctgAGGTCGGGCTTCCACTGGGTCTCGAAGACGCTCATGGCGGCCAAGCTACCACTGCCCATGGTGACGTAGGGGAGCTTGTCGGTGCTACCGTGGGCGTGAACGGTGAAGAGGTGGGTGCCGGTGGGATCGACaccggcgacgacgaggtaGGCGCCGATGTATCCCTGGTAGCGGAAGAGGTGCTGCTTCAGGAGGGTCATGCAGGTGACGACGCGGGGCTTGCGGCCGGTGGAGAGGGAGTGCAGCTCGAGCTGGGAGGAGATGAGGGCGGTGGTGAACTCGGTGTCGGCGGCTGTGCCGGCGCCAGCGCACCAAATCTGAGGTGAGATGTAGTGAAGCTTCTCACAGTTCTTGTCGGCGACGATGGGGCCGGATGTGGCTCGAGTATCGGCTGCGATCTATCGATGGAGGCCATGTCAGTGGGTGATGCTTGAGATGGGGAGCTCTTATCGTCATGACGATAGTCCCGTCCAGAGAATTAAAGCATGCGCCATAAGAGGGACGCAGAAGTACTCACCACCACACCGCCATCAAATATGCATCCAACAATGGTTGTTCCAGTACTGGTGGCCTTTGGCAGAGGGACTCCTCGGGCGTGGAGGGCCGCATTGCGGTTGTAGTTGGAGAAGTCGAAGCCGGGCATCGTGGGTGACGTTGGTTTCCCCGATTCAATATCTCAATTTATGCGTAATTCCAGGCGTTATAAACGGGCACGGTATCGCAGGTTGGGACAGTCGTTCGGGGGTATCTTTGTGGTTGGGACGTGGTTCACAGCGACGAGTTGAGGTTAACAAGGCAGAGCTGATGACGAGGCTAAAAGCTGCCTtccagaggcagaggcacGTCGTTGAGCTACCCCAGGGACACGCTCTGATTGGGCTGTGGCGCGCAGGTAGAGGCTGGTAGTTGGCGGTGGCTCGAGCTTCGGCACGTGATGATAAAGCTCCAAAAAGTCACCagtcgaggcgaggcgaaCTCTTTGAAGCAAGCAGTTGCGAATCTCGTCGTGGAACAATATCTTCGTCCCAATTCACACTCACTTTGTTCTTCTTTGGACATCATCGACAACGCGCCCCAGATTCTGGTTAACCATCCGTCTCGATCCATTGCTTGCTGGGCTCCTGGCGCTTCAGCTGGCCAATCACGATTATTTACTGGCGCTCGCACTGAGCACGTCCCCTGGCCTACCACCGCCTGCCTAAGCCTTGCGCGAAAGCAAAGCAAAAGCTCCCCCGGTCTTCCCAGCCCACTCCCATGCGAAGGGCAAATTTATTGAACTCTGggtcctcttctccaagtcaAGGCCGGCTACTCTGCTACAGTCATGGCTTTCGGCTTCGGTAACTCTGGAAACTCCATGCTTGGGGGCGCCGGTGGAGCAGGAGGGCTTACTTCAGGTCCTGATTTGGAGACTATCCAGACAGAGGTGAGTTTGCGCTtgtgttgatggcatcttgaggCTGGATTTGTTTTGCTCGCCCATTGAGGCCATGCTAACCACTTGCGCCAAACACAGGATCTAGGCTTTCTTACCATCGCCGGCGACGCCAAAGTTCGTCTGACCTCTGCCTGGtcatctcttccatcttcaaccgCGTCGCTCCTGAGTGTTGCTTCGCGAAAGGGTCttgtcgctgctgccggACCCGACcaggtcatcatcgccaccacTGAATCCGTCCGAAAAGCATTCGAATCAGAAAAGAATGGCGACTCCGACATTCGCGCATTCGAGCCTCAGCTCAAGATTGCGATGCCCATGCGGGTGTCGCAACTCGCCTTTACCGCAGACGAGAACTACCTGATTCTCTCAGCGGAATCTGGTGGTGGATTGGCCGTTTACGAAGTGCAGAGCCTCCTCTCAGGCTCGACAAACTCTGCCTTTGAGCTGTCGACGAATGGCGAAACCCTTCGAGCTATGATCCCGAACCCGACACCTGAGAAGGCTGAGCTGTGTGCCATTGTAACCAACGGCGGCAACTTGCACATGGCGAATCTGAAGGAGCGTCAGATCAGCAACCCTCTCAAGAACCAGGTCAGCTGTATCAGCTGGAGCTCCAAGGGCAAACAGCTGTGCGCGGGATTGGGTGATGGCACAATAGCTCAGATGACACCGGAAGGTGAGGCTAAGGGGGAGATCCCCAAGCCCCCTAACATGGGCGACTTTCACGGTAAGCGATGTCAAGACATCTGACAAGACCTCAGTAAGGCTAACACCCTGATAGTATCATCTCTTACTTGGCTGGAAAACAATCTCTTCCTGTCTATTCACACATCGAACAACGAGTCTCCACCAACATCCATTTACCACATCATCACGCGCCAACCGCCATCATCTTTCAACTTCCAAAAGCTAACGGATCCCGTTGAGCCCTTTGGTTCAGAAAAGACTCCCCACCACACTATTCTACGACTCCGGGATTTCCCACCAGCTCTCCAGGACCTTCTCATCGTCTCTTCTACGGCTGCTACTGAGATGGGTGTATTGAGTCGATCCAAGACCGCTTTGGCTACCGATAAACCGGCCGACTCCATCACCGGTGTTTTCACTACGACTGAGTTCTTGGATGACAC harbors:
- a CDS encoding Proteasome endopeptidase complex codes for the protein MPGFDFSNYNRNAALHARGVPLPKATSTGTTIVGCIFDGGVVIAADTRATSGPIVADKNCEKLHYISPQIWCAGAGTAADTEFTTALISSQLELHSLSTGRKPRVVTCMTLLKQHLFRYQGYIGAYLVVAGVDPTGTHLFTVHAHGSTDKLPYVTMGSGSLAAMSVFETQWKPDLSQEEAVKLASDAILAGIWNDLGSGSNVDVAIITKEKTTLKRNYIKPNEKEPKLQSYAFPKGTTAVLNEKIITKNEIGRYVSVEEVPLDDSKMDVDT